TGTTGTAAAGGTACATGCATTATAAAGGCAAGGCACAGACCTGAAGAGTATGATGCGTCGCTGGCTTTGCTGCAATTGTCAGGTGGATGAGCTTTGTCATGAACATGAGAATGAATATCTTAAGAGCCCATCCAATAACATAGATGGTATGCATTAGACTCTTTAGATATTCGCCTTTAGAACTTTTTTATCACGTAGAAACTCTGGTATTGAAGCATGTTTTGGTTTGACTACTTCTAACTTATTTTAGTTAAGTATTTAAGTCATGACCTGCAGTTCgcaaaaaactataaaattacTTAGTGCCAAACATTGTGTgtcgaaaattaaaattttgtaataattttttctgACTTTTGCTGGGACTAGCTTCTCGATGATTAGTTTTTAAAATCATGATACAAAGCTAAAATGGATATAAGATAATGCGCCTATTAAGAAGATGATATTTTACTTAGTGCTGGCATTTTATTATCTCCTCATGATCAAAACTGTGGATTTTGAGATGAAGAAATTTGTCAGATTTATTGCTGCTTTTTTACTGACACGTTATTTGTTCTTATTTTGTCCtgtttctttaatttctttcttatGGGTTTAATGAGAATTAAtgttaatttttcttatttatttgcaGGAAACCTGAAAGGTCCAAAGACTTCTGCTGGTGTCAAAAGCAAACAGCAAACGGCACCTCCTCCCATTGAAGTCCCTGCGTTGTCATTGGAAGAACTGAAAGAGAAAACGGACAATTTTGGGTCAAAAGCTTTGATTGGTGAAGGATCATATGGTAGAGTGTACTACGCGGTTTTAGATAATGGGAAGCATGTGGCAGTTAAAAAACTTGATGTTACATCTGAGCCTGAGTCGAACACTGAAATTTTGACCCAGGTTCGATTTCTCATAATACACAAAATTTGCTTGTGTGTTTCCATTTTCCCACTTGTTAGTCCGGCATATCAGCTTCTACGTGGTCCCCTTTCTCCAGGGAAACCCAAGTGTTGACAATTCTTTTCTGGTATTAGGTCTCAATTGTATCAAGATTGAAGCATGAAAATTTAGTTGAAATGCTCGGTTATTGTGTTGAAGGAAATCTCCGTATATTGGCATTTGAATTTGCAACCATGGGTTCTCTACATGATATTTTACATGGTATGATGGAGGAGTGATAACTTTACATCTTCTTTATTGCAACCGAGTTATGTATTTATGTTTATATCCCCTTGGAAAGTATGGTTTTCACATGTACGTTTACATGCTTATTATCTTACATCTATGCCcttcaacttatatatatgcTTCTCTTTATAATACAAAACCAACTTCCCTCCACGATTTTCCCCAATTCAAAATAAGGGTAATTTTGAATGATATTGCACCTTTGACAAGTATATACGgaaatttggattttgaatGGATACTTCTTACAAACAAAATACAGAAGTACATCCTCTTGTCTTTTTAAGGATGTTTTAGGCTTCTCTCATATACATATAAGCAGGaattcttgttcttttttgcACCACAGGAAGAAAAGGGGTCCAAGGTGCACAACCTGGTCCTGTGCTTGACTGGATACAGCGTGTGAGAATAGCTATCGATGCAGCAAAAGGGTTAGAGTATCTCCATGAGAAGGTTCAGCCGTCCATAATACATCGGGATATCAGATCGAGCAATGTTCTTTTATTTGAGGATTTCAAGGCAAAAATCGCCGACTTCAATCTCTCAAACCAGGCTCCTGACATGGCTGCTCGCCTTCATTCCACCCGTGTCCTGGGAACCTTCGGTTATCATGCACCTGAGTATGAATCAACTCATATCTTGAATACTTAATGAGTTCAATTACCTAGTCACCCatagaaatatttaatatcTTTCCAGCTTAATATTGTTTGAGTACTAGATAAAGTGTGATCAATAGGCATCATTGTTGGTAATTGATGGCACCGCTAAATTTATAGAAGAAAGTGCATAACTAGCATTAGGCAATGTTGCTTGCTTGTTggtatttcttcttctttttttccccttctaaTTTCAAATCCCAAGATATGAGCACTTACTTTTCTTTGCCATCTTTTTCACTTTGGATGCCCTTCTCCGCTTCTAGCAAACTTATTTAAtgatatataatttagttttgaCTTTTGAGTACTGCATTCCAAACTCAAATGGATGAGTTAAGTTTGAATAAATTCATAATGGGTTTTTCGTAGTGCAGGTATGCCATGACTGGGCAGCTGACTCAGAAAAGTGATGTGTATAGTTTTGGAGTCGTTCTTTTAGAACTTCTGACGGGAAGGAAGCCGGTAGATCATACTATGCCTAGAGGTCAGCAGAGTCTTGTTACTTGGGTAAGCTTTTCCTTCCTTGTCAGcaactattattattagtatttttaataccAGCATTCCTTGTTAAGGGGTTGTTTCATAAGTAGTTGGAGTTGAAAGTGCCGCTTCTCTAAAATGACACTTCTAAAAGGTGACTGTTCAGTTATATTGTTAGGTTAATTAAAAGGTGAAAACGACCGTAGTATTCAGTTGTGGTTGCCAGTGAAGTGGCTGAAGTCATAAAGCGACTTCACCAATGTCGCCACTTTGGTTGGCGCCAAAACATAATCAAGCCCAATTCCAGCATTTCCTCAGTTTTATACATGCAATACTATCATCATAATGGGGAGTTGGAAGGGTGGTCTCTTAATTCCAGAAATTCGAACTTTAAAAATCAGAGATTGTAGTGTTGTTTACGTCCTTTATCACAAAATTCTACCGGCTCTACTCCCAACTTCCTCTGTAAATAATTACCTACTTTTTCCTCCTTTCATAGGCAACTCCAAGGTTGAGTGAGGACAAGGTCAAACAATGTGTAGATCCAAGGTTGAAGGGGGAGTACCCTCCAAAAGGAGTTGCTAaggtatctctctctctctctctctctctctctctctgtgaaaATTGACTGCATGGCTctctttttgtttccttttttttgtttctgcaGCTCGCTGCTGTAGCGGCCCTTTGTGTGCAATATGAAGCTGAGTTTAGGCCCAACATGAGCATTGTAGTGAAGGCACTCTCTCCCCTTCTTGTAAATAAGCAAGCCCCGCCACCCGCTGCTCCATCTGTTCCTGCTCCTGATGCTTGAAATTTCGTATTCAGCGTATAGAGAACAAAAACTAAATCATTTCGTTGTTTGCTCTTCATCTTCTCCGAGTTCCATCAGTATTGTCGGTCCACATTCCGAATCCTctgtctgtgtgtgtgtgtgtgtgtcttgCTAATCTGCGTTGTTGTTCAATGATTTTGTCTCCTTTTTGTGCTTTTCAGGGTTtgccttttccttcttttcttctttttctttttctatttctttttctctttttcctgtCATTGAGATTCTTGTGAATGAGGTTTTTTGTGCTTTTAGAAATTTCATCGGCTTTTGTGTGGGATCATATCCAGTGTTTCTGAAGTCTTGTATATGTGACTCAAGAAGTCTTTTAATGGACTTACTGTTTTCATATCATAATTCTCATTGTTATAATGCTTGTTCTCTTGAAAGCGctttagaatttttgaaatagCTAGTAGCATTATTTCACACACGCATTGCTCTTTCGTTGATAGATGCCAAAAATACTGCATCAACAGGTAATGTTGTCTTAATCTTCTATTGAAGCCAAGATTTGGTATTCCTCTCTTCGTGCCGCATGTCAGCATGAATTTTATTAGGGTAAAGTTTAAATATCATTCCTGTGGTTTCACGTTTTCATACTGTAATATTCCGTGGTTTAAAATGTGTTATTTTGGtacactgaattttttttttttctttccatcagCATTTTTGTTATCTCttcgataaattatatataaaaaattttagatgccCCACCtatgatttattgaatattcactttaatatcatgtggtttattgcagttttattttagtactatgtggttttaattttatcatttattaataaaaaaattaacgaaggagataacaaaaaagaaaaaataaaatcacatgatataaagtaatatattttaaattacaatattaaaataagaaagcttcaaaatcactgatggtatttgaagttttcttacTGATAGAGCTCTAGCTAGGTTATGAGCGTTAAAAATTCgtcaaaaaatttattcataTCTCGCCACTTatcaaaaggaacaaaaaaaaaagaaaaaaagaaaaaaagagtaaaataaaatttatctgttCCGAGTCAGTCTTTGATCTGACGGGGCGAAAGGATGCGAACCCCGCCGGTCCCTAAGGTCCGCCccgtttaaaaaaaaaaaaaaaaaaaaaaaaaaaagggacaaagagaaatatatttagaaaagaaagaaagaaagaaaaaaaaatcccttttaGAGGTGCGAAGCCGGAGAatgagcggcggcggcggcgggaggctgAACGCGGTGTTCTACGCGGAGCGGTACCACCCGATCCAGGCCGGCAGCATCGACGGCACCGACGTCCTCCCCCACGACAACGCCGTCTTCCGCGCCCTCCTCTGCTCCACCGCCAACCTCTGTCCGtccgccctcctcctcctcctccccctcctccctaCTCTCTACCCTCATTCCATTCTTCCATCGCTCTTCTTCCAACTGgttctaatctaatctaatctaatctaatctttGTGCGCGCTCTGTGCAGATGATCCGTTTGGGGACCCGAAGGTCATCGGCGATCCCTACCGCACCGTCTTCGTCGGCCGACTCTCTCGCCTCACCGACGACGAAACCCTCCGGCAGGTCCCCAAATCCTCCTCGTCTCCTGCTCTTCTGCCCCGCTGTTCTCTTATTATTACAAGTTGCTTAATGCTAGTGGGCTTGATctttgttacatttggtatcaaagttggctttgttggcttaaatggaccaAAATCCTGCCATGTGACGGGTGGCTACGTCgggtcgagtcatgtttgaaAAGGTATGAGGCTGGGTggatcgagtcatgttcgaagtcgCATGAGACtcgttgggccgagtcacaatcgagacccgtgggcgctgtatctgcaCGCTTTAAGTAACTTGGTTGCATATATTTAACCgctcaagcttttgggattaatggttagcgccaacgattcgACGGGCTCTTGCCTTGCTTTTCATTTATATGCTACTAGTATAGTATATGCTCTTTGTTTATTACATTTGCTCCTCATTGCCAACCAAGAGTGTGGATGGGTCTCACATTGTTCGCTGATTTTGAACTATAAGTGTGATAGGATATTGTAAGCATTTGGGGCTCGTGGTTTAGATCCGACAGGCTACTAATGCTAGTATGACGGGTCGTTACTtagttgttgttgctgttgattcacttttctttttgcaGGCGATGAGCAAGTACGGGAGGGTGAAGAACATGCGATTGGTCAGAGATATCGGTAActtctttttccccctcttttcaTGAATGGCCCTTGGCCTCCTTTATGCTATTTCTATGTTCCTTTATTGTGATTACGAAAAAAATGTGCTCGTATTTATtgtgttaaaataaagtttgaaaCTATGGCCATTTACTATTCTTTTATGCAATTGCTTTCTATTTGCAGTCACCGGCGCTTCACGCGGTTATGCTTTTGTTGAATACGAATCCGACAGAGAAATGCGCCGTGCATATGAGGTTCCGGTTCTAAGCCTTGCTCTCGATTATTTCCTGGTCCCGATGGGTGCCTCGAATAGATGCTAACTTTTCTGTTCGTCTTGTCCTTTGAAAGCCTCAAGTCCTCGAATAATTTTTACGAGCAATctttaacaaaatatatttgatattgaAACTTCTCACTCTCTTCCTCGTGCATGAAGGATGCGCACCATTCAATCATAGATGGCAGTGAAGTGATCGTAGATTACTACCGACAACACCTAATGCCTGGATGGATACCTCGACGTCTTGGTATGTTGTAGCACTTGCGATTTGTGCAAATTCTCAGATCTATGTTTAAATACTTTGTGAGATGAGTTCCTCTCTCTTCATTTTCGtttaatttttatccttttcttatttttgacaGGAGGCGGGCTCGGAGGCAAGAAGGAATCCGGTCAGCTCCGATTCGGAGGTCGAGAGAGGCCATTTCGAGCTCCTCTGTATGGTCACTCCTTTAGTTTAGCTCAATAATAGCGATACTTTCTATAGGCGACTAATTATTCTCGGTGTTGTTGTTACGCCCTCCTCAATTTTTGACGAATACTGGTTTTAAAGATAGCTAATTTTATGCTTTCTGACAAATAGGCGGCCCATTCCTTACGACGATCTAAAAAGGCTCGGCATTCCGCCACCACCGGAGGGCCGATATATGTCGCGCTTTCAGGTAATATCTTCCTTTCTCTGTCGAAACATTTATTTAGCGTTTCAATGTCTTTGAGACAcgcataaaataaaaaaaaaaaatctcgttTTGCCATAGAATTTGTCGTAATTGAAGTCGCTAATAGGTTTCAATTTTATCTGAGTCTAATTCCACAGTTTTGATATTGCGATCaaaattatagagaaaaaagATATCAGCTATGATGCTGAAGCTGTAAACTAGTTATAAACCGTCTAGGGCTTCTCCTTACCTATCTAGGAGATCGCTTGTTGTTTTTGCAAGTTATATAGTAAAATATCGATCAAAGTTAACTACGACTAGCATAGCTGCAATACTGCAACATCCATTGTTCGCGAATCTTTATTGTATTGTGCCATTTTCGAAAAATCCGCAAATAGTTCTCCTTTTTGGTTGTCCGAATATTTCTCGAGACTATCAAAATTGTATATTTGTTTTGGCAAGGAGAATTATTTGTTTCGCCTGGATGCTGATAGCGATTTTCAACACGGCATAAGAGGATTGCCTTTTCTACTTCTTTGATGAGCTTCAAAATGCCGCAAAAAGAATAGATACTTGTTTCACAGTTTTCTACGCTTTGCCGCGCagattagaaagaaaatgttgTAGATAACTTCGAAAGTTCCCGCCCAGTTGTTGTATGAGATTTAGCTTCCCGGTATCTCTCATAACTATCTTTTCGCTCCTTAAGGTGAGAAATTAGCTCCGTGACATGTAGCTAAATTATTTCCGGTGCACAAAAAATACCGAATGGAGTTTTTACATCATCTTCTTTCCTACGAaaaaatgtttaatattttctttttctggcTTGTGGAATACTTACTAAGCATCTCGCATGCCGTAATGGAGTAACCTGATGATCTACGGTTTCTTTTCTATTCGTAGATTCCGTCTCCACCCAGGCGGAGAAGCAGCAGCTATGCAGAGGGAGAAGATTCGCCGTCGAGGCCCCGAGCAAAGGATGGAGAAGAGAGTTACCGTAAGAGGCGAAGGAGTCCAACTGATGTCGACGAAAACCGTAGCGAGCGCCATAGCCGTCACAGAGAGCATTCGCACGATCGAGATGATTCGCGGAGCAAGCACCGCGGAGATCGCACCGAACATTCTCACCGGCATAAGAAGCGATCGAGAAGTCGGGATTTTAGTTCTTAGGAGTCTTGGATTTGATCCGAGTTGATAATGTAGAACATCTGTGCGCAGGTTTTCATATCATCTATTGTTGTTGCGTAAACACATGGGAGTTTGAAAAAGCTGATGCTTTAGGATGCGAACAAAGGGATGAATTATCAACTGAAAATGTTGTATTACTCAATAAagggattttcttttcttttcttttcttttatcagtttttttttttttttttgctggtaCATTTTTATATCTTTGATGAATGTATTTATGTAAATGGTCTTATTATTAGTGTCCCGGGTAGCTCTTTTCGCATCATAAGATCAATAACAcattttcagttggttttgtaaccttttaaaattttaatttttttattctatttattttaatttgtttgatttaaatcagtAGCTTGttgattctaaaatttaaatgtgccgtttatttttataaatttaaaagtatattttttataatttttgatatcataaATTTACTAGAGTGAGTAATTATCttaaaacattaaaatattattgatccatttaaattagataaattgcaaaattagatagtaaaattataattttttttaaaaaaatgaatatttgattgtaaaaataatacgtagcttagataaataaattaaaatttagtaattttatttatgcttaaaagaaaggggaaaaaaaaaaaaaggtgagtaCGCAGGTGAGCGACACGTGGCTTTCGTTTTCTATTCGATGCAGTTTGGGCCGTTGGATTCTCCGCAGTAGGCAGTGCGGTGGGGCCGGAGGGGGTAGCTGAGAGTTTGTTGAAGGGAGAGAGGAACCaccactctctcttctccctcggTTTCGTCGcctcctcactctctctctctctctctctctcttctcgctCTCGCTTCCTCGCTCTTCTACGCATCGAAGCTTCGAGAGGGATCGGGAGAGGCGAGGGGGGGGAAATGCTCCTGATCCGATCCCTGCGCTCGCGCCTACGCCcccctgcggcggcggcggcggcggcggcggggatatcgacctcggcggcggcggcggaggcggagcggacGATACGGGAGGGGCCGAGGAACGACTGGGGCAGGAACGAGATCAAGGCCATCTACGACTCCCCCATCCTCGATCTCCTCTTCCACGGGGTAATCGGCATAATCGCTCGAGCTTTTAATTCCCTTCGGTGTGGAGTAATGGTTAATTTGTATCTGTAGATCAGAGTAAAGCAAAGGCTATGATTCGAATTGTGTAGTAATAATGGAAAATTTCTCTGAATATGTATGAAATGTTGAAACTCCGTACTCTTTCAGCTTAAACATTTAGAGGACATTGTTGTTTCGCGTGGTTTCTAAGTATATTTAGGCTTCTAGTCTAATTTAATTGTATGTAAAATGTAATATCATCATCCTCtagcagcttaagcttttggagaaaatTATCGTCGCACaatcttttttgtgttttttgtgTTTCCACGTTGTTCGGAATGAATTCTACCACTATTgtctaaaaaaaaggaaattgttTTTAGTTGGCTGGGGAACCTTgggaaaagaggaaaaagttgaatctttatttgaatttttttaaaaaaaaatgtaaaaaattgtaTACAATATATTTATGTTTACTGGTTCTTTTTTCAGAACTACTACTCTTGTGCGTTTTTCCGGCAaggttcaaatttttttattttttccctcaATCTTGTAATCTGTCATTTTCTACATATTTTGTGGGTCCTTTCAGGCTCAAGTGCACAGGAATGTTCACAAGTTCCGAGAAGTGCAGCAGTGCACCCTTCTTTCTATAAAGACGGGAGGATGTAGTGAAGATTGCTCGTACTGTCCGC
This DNA window, taken from Ananas comosus cultivar F153 linkage group 5, ASM154086v1, whole genome shotgun sequence, encodes the following:
- the LOC109709780 gene encoding U11/U12 small nuclear ribonucleoprotein 35 kDa protein, with translation MSGGGGGRLNAVFYAERYHPIQAGSIDGTDVLPHDNAVFRALLCSTANLYDPFGDPKVIGDPYRTVFVGRLSRLTDDETLRQAMSKYGRVKNMRLVRDIVTGASRGYAFVEYESDREMRRAYEDAHHSIIDGSEVIVDYYRQHLMPGWIPRRLGGGLGGKKESGQLRFGGRERPFRAPLRPIPYDDLKRLGIPPPPEGRYMSRFQIPSPPRRRSSSYAEGEDSPSRPRAKDGEESYRKRRRSPTDVDENRSERHSRHREHSHDRDDSRSKHRGDRTEHSHRHKKRSRSRDFSS
- the LOC109710627 gene encoding PTI1-like tyrosine-protein kinase 3, translated to MMRRWLCCNCQVDELCHEHENEYLKSPSNNIDGNLKGPKTSAGVKSKQQTAPPPIEVPALSLEELKEKTDNFGSKALIGEGSYGRVYYAVLDNGKHVAVKKLDVTSEPESNTEILTQVSIVSRLKHENLVEMLGYCVEGNLRILAFEFATMGSLHDILHGRKGVQGAQPGPVLDWIQRVRIAIDAAKGLEYLHEKVQPSIIHRDIRSSNVLLFEDFKAKIADFNLSNQAPDMAARLHSTRVLGTFGYHAPEYAMTGQLTQKSDVYSFGVVLLELLTGRKPVDHTMPRGQQSLVTWATPRLSEDKVKQCVDPRLKGEYPPKGVAKLAAVAALCVQYEAEFRPNMSIVVKALSPLLVNKQAPPPAAPSVPAPDA